Proteins co-encoded in one Ziziphus jujuba cultivar Dongzao chromosome 9, ASM3175591v1 genomic window:
- the LOC107403979 gene encoding uncharacterized protein LOC107403979 translates to MATIPSSFLSSSSLPLTRSLHRHLRRPSLYFPLPSFTNPSRIQTLVRSSSAPSFDDLSSRNRSRFDSSKKSILSNLIHEIEPLDVSLIQKDVPPATVDAMKRTISGMLGLLPSDQFQVLIEALWEPLSKLLVSSMMTGYTLRNAEYRLCLERNLDIYEENLDKEKFDVPRHDIQGMLLEAANIIKLSAKDELSSNCEKTIEDPPEIVDIQGFGDTSPEAQQYIRHLQSQLSSVKKELHEVKRRSAALQMQQFVGEEKNDLLDYLRSLLPEKVAELSETSPELKETIHSVVHGLLATLSPKMHSKVPPLSENTSTGAASMGNGDFAEVVEDTSLQFQPLISLTRDYLARLLFWCMLLGHYLKGLEYRMELMELLTLTRDDGDDEPVGKQVA, encoded by the exons ATGGCAACCATTCCCTCCTCCTTCCTCTCCTCCTCTTCTCTTCCTCTCACCCGCTCCCTTCATCGTCATCTTCGTCGACCTTCGCTATACTTCCCTCTTCCCTCCTTCACTAACCCTTCAAGGATTCAAACCCTCGTTCGCTCTTCCTCTGCTCCTTCTTTCGACGATCTCAGCTCCAGGAATCGCTCCCGTTTCGATTCCTCTAAG AAATCAATTCTCTCAAATTTGATACATGAGATAGAGCCTTTGGATGTGAGCCTTATCCAGAAAGACGTCCCCCCTGCTACTGTAGATGCCATGAAAAGGACCATTTCAGGCATGTTGGGCCTGTTGCCGTCTGACCAATTTCAAGTTCTTATCGAGGCCTTATGGGAGCCACTCTCCAAGTTGTTAGTTTCTTCAATGATGACAGG gTATACTTTACGGAATGCTGAATATCGGCTTTGCCTTGaaagaaaccttgatatatatgAAGAAAATCTTGACAAAGAAAAGTTTGATGTTCCTAGACATGATATACAAGGGATGTTGCTTGAAGCTGcaaatataatcaaattatcCGCAAAAGATGAGTTATCATCCAATTGTGAAAAAACCATTGAGGATCCACCTGAGATTGTTGATATTCAAGGCTTTGGTGATACATCTCCTGAAGCCCAGCAATATATTCGTCATTTGCAATCACAGTTATCTTCTGTTAAAAAG GAACTCCATGAAGTCAAGAGGCGAAGTGCTGCCCTACAAATGCAACAGTTTGTTGGcgaagaaaaaaatgatttactGGACTATTTGAGATCACTGCTACCAGAAAAG GTAGCTGAGCTGTCGGAAACATCTCCTGAATTGAAAGaaacaattcactcagttgtcCATGGTCTTCTTGCAACACTTTCTCCTAAAATGCATTCGAAGGTGCCTCCGCTCTCAGAGAATACCTCAACTGGAGCAGCAAGTATGGGGAATGGAGATTTTGCAGAAGTTGTCGAAGACACTTCACTTCAATTTCAGCCCCTTATTTCGTTGACTCGAGACTATTTGGCACGTCTACTCTTCTG GTGCATGCTGTTGGGGCACTATCTTAAGGGCCTCGAGTATCGAATGGAGCTAATGGAACTTCTTACCCTTACAAgagatgatggtgatgatgaacCTGTTGGCAAACAAGTTGCTTGA
- the LOC107403975 gene encoding pentatricopeptide repeat-containing protein At1g08070, chloroplastic, protein MLPLFRHFPSPQKLGKSYSCPFVLRFMHTLLTNPSPRKSTELSALLQARLPPSQVLQIHAQIFQAGAHQDNLITTRLIGHYPSVVALRVFHQLQTPNIFPFNAIIRVLAEEGNTSLAFSLFRNLKRFSLSPNDFTFSFLLKACFRSNDAGCVKQVHSHVVKVGFLDDSFVCSGLLMVYAKGLKNMASAHRVFDEMIDRSMVSCWTSLIAGYAQLGEIEEVLRLFIKMVNKNLQPTDDTLVSVLSACSNLEMIKIENWVTILLELIDNLDLQNLGRDSVNTVLVYLYGKWGMVENGKEIFDRISDKGKRSVLPWNAMVGAYAQNGCPMDALSLFRLMIKHPNHRPNHVTMVSVLSACAQIGDLDLGKWVHEYLESQGRNGIISSNKILATALIDMYSKCGNFERAKEVFNQIVSKDVVSFNVMIMGLAMNSEGREALRLFFNMQEFGLQPNAGTFLGLLCACNHSGLTEEGRQIFMEMTSRFYISPKLEHYACYIDLLARVGLVEEAHEVANSMPFDPNNFIWGALLGGCLLHSKVELAKDISKRLVQVDPESSSGYVMFANALAFDHRWADVTMLRWIMKEKGVVKQPGCSWISIDGVVHEFLVGCPSNPQIESICQTLKGLTMQMKAISPQRTCY, encoded by the coding sequence ATGCTCCCACTCTTTAGACATTTTCCCTCCCCACAAAAGCTTGGAAAATCCTACTCTTGTCCCTTCGTACTACGCTTTATGCACACACTCCTTACCAATCCAAGTCCCAGAAAATCCACCGAGTTGTCTGCTCTCCTGCAGGCCCGCCTTCCACCTTCCCAAGTCCTTCAAATCCATGCTCAAATTTTTCAAGCTGGTGCACACCAAGATAACCTCATAACCACCCGTCTCATTGGCCATTACCCTTCTGTCGTCGCTCTCAGAGTTTTTCATCAGCTCCAAACTCCCAATATATTTCCCTTCAATGCTATTATCAGGGTCTTGGCTGAGGAGGGTAACACCTCCCTTGCATTTTCCCTTTTCCGAAATCTAAAACGGTTCTCACTTTCGCCTAATGATTTCACATTTTCTTTCCTTCTCAAGGCCTGTTTTCGTTCGAACGACGCCGGTTGTGTCAAACAAGTTCATTCCCATGTTGTAAAAGTGGGTTTTCTGGATGATTCTTTTGTTTGTAGTGGCCTCCTTATGGTGTATGCTAAAGGTCTTAAAAACATGGCTTCAGCACATAGggtgtttgatgaaatgatCGACAGAAGCATGGTTTCTTGTTGGACATCTTTGATTGCTGGTTATGCTCAGTTAGGTGAGATTGAGGAAGTTTTGCGGCTTTTCATAAAAATGGTTAATAAAAATTTGCAACCGACCGATGATACCCTTGTTAGTGTTTTGTCAGCATGTTCAAACCTTGAAATGATTAAAATTGAGAATTGGGTGACTATTCTGTTGGAACTTATCGACAATCTTGACTTGCAGAATTTAGGTCGTGACTCAGTTAATACTGTCCTTGTTTATTTGTATGGGAAATGGGGAATGGTAGAGAATGGCAAGGAAATATTTGATAGAATATCTGATAAGGGAAAAAGAAGTGTACTTCCTTGGAATGCCATGGTAGGTGCATATGCTCAGAATGGCTGTCCCATGGACGCTTTGAGTTTGTTCCGCCTCATGATTAAACATCCCAATCATAGGCCTAACCATGTCACAATGGTAAGCGTGCTGTCAGCTTGTGCTCAAATTGGTGATTTAGATCTTGGTAAGTGGGTTCATGAGTACTTGGAATCTCAAGGACGCAATGGCATAATTAGTTCAAACAAAATCCTTGCCACTGCATTAATCGACATGTATTCTAAATGTGGGAATTTCGAGAGGGCAAAGGAGGTTTTCAACCAGATAGTCTCCAAAGATGTCGTTTCATTTAATGTCATGATTATGGGACTGGCAATGAACAGTGAAGGAAGGGAGGCATTGCGGCTGTTTTTCAATATGCAAGAGTTCGGTTTACAACCCAATGCTGGAACTTTCCTTGGTCTTTTATGTGCGTGCAATCACTCAGGTTTGACAGAGGAAGGACGTCAGATATTTATGGAAATGACTTCAAGGTTTTACATTTCCCCTAAACTGGAACACTACGCTTGCTATATTGACCTCCTTGCACGAGTTGGCCTTGTTGAAGAAGCTCATGAGGTTGCTAATTCCATGCCTTTCGAcccaaataattttatatgggGAGCTCTGCTTGGGGGCTGCCTGCTCCATTCTAAAGTAGAGTTGGCCAAGGATATTTCCAAAAGGCTAGTTCAAGTGGACCCTGAAAGTTCTTCTGGCTATGTGATGTTCGCTAATGCGTTGGCATTTGATCATCGCTGGGCTGATGTGACTATGCTAAGGTGGATTATGAAGGAAAAAGGGGTTGTAAAGCAGCCTGGTTGTAGTTGGATCAGCATTGATGGAGTtgtgcatgaatttcttgtgggtTGCCCATCAAATCCTCAAATAGAAAGCATATGTCAAACATTGAAAGGATTGACAATGCAAATGAAGGCAATAAGTCCTCAGAGAACTTGCTACTGA